One stretch of Elusimicrobiaceae bacterium DNA includes these proteins:
- a CDS encoding alpha/beta hydrolase, with translation MKKATVLIAASIFIFSPFAFCAQGTAAAPDSKPARVSFATSDGWTLYADYAPAKPGLPTVLMVHGLGSSRGEWLPLETRLAERGAGYLSVDMRCHGESVTDPSGNPMSNWMACLQNVKDVEAAWNFLVSKKVAADGIYAAGASIGANLVLNAKAAGLIRPAGLVLLSPGLDYRGITTGKAIEKIGRLPVLLAAALTDEYSLKTVRILNKTALAGGNIPEVITAGTGHGVNMFLSENPDADTVLDATGKFIFNDAGPAGRSKRKKPAAKKVSDPDSAQ, from the coding sequence ATGAAAAAAGCTACAGTTTTGATCGCGGCTTCCATATTCATCTTCTCTCCTTTCGCGTTTTGCGCGCAAGGAACAGCTGCCGCGCCGGACAGCAAGCCCGCGCGCGTCAGCTTTGCCACCTCCGACGGCTGGACCCTGTATGCCGATTATGCGCCCGCAAAACCCGGCCTGCCGACCGTGCTGATGGTGCACGGGCTGGGCTCCTCGCGCGGTGAGTGGCTGCCGCTGGAAACTCGGCTGGCAGAGCGCGGGGCGGGGTATCTGTCCGTGGATATGCGCTGCCACGGCGAAAGCGTAACCGACCCCTCCGGCAACCCGATGTCCAACTGGATGGCCTGCCTCCAGAACGTGAAAGACGTGGAGGCCGCGTGGAATTTTCTGGTTTCGAAAAAAGTGGCCGCGGACGGCATCTATGCGGCCGGCGCGAGTATCGGAGCCAATCTTGTCCTGAACGCGAAAGCCGCCGGCCTGATCAGGCCGGCGGGGCTGGTTCTGCTGTCGCCGGGACTTGATTACCGCGGCATAACAACCGGAAAGGCCATTGAAAAAATCGGGCGGCTGCCGGTGCTTCTGGCGGCCGCTTTAACCGACGAATATTCGCTCAAGACCGTGCGTATCCTGAACAAAACCGCGCTTGCCGGCGGCAATATCCCGGAAGTGATTACCGCCGGGACGGGCCATGGCGTGAATATGTTCCTGTCGGAGAACCCGGACGCGGATACCGTTCTCGACGCGACCGGGAAATTCATTTTTAACGATGCCGGGCCTGCCGGCCGGAGCAAGCGGAAAAAACCGGCCGCCAAAAAAGTTTCGGACCCCGATAGCGCACAATAA
- the tkt gene encoding transketolase, with translation MRNTFTDSDALGVTAVRMLAVDMVQKANSGHPGLPLGVSPMAYTLWRKFLRHNPANPNWPDRDRFVLSAGHGSAMLYALLHLFGYGLTLEDLREFRQWGSRTPGHPEFGHTAGVETTTGPLGQGFAMAVGLALGERFMAKEFNRPGHEIISHHTYVIAGDGDLMEGVSAEAASLAGHLGLEKLVCLYDDNGITIEGSTRLAFTEDTAGKFKAMNWRVIRVADGNDLTAVAGALAKARRPCGKPTLILVKTHIGYGSPHHDTAKVHGEPLGDGMAETRKFYNWPHAPFEIPDAVRAHFGQVKTELAGTEKSWARKLNAYRTAFPDDHDRLLKRFAGELPADLEAALPVFRPADGAVATRIALGKTLNALGEKLPALYGGSADLAPSNKTDLKNRQDHVIHFGIREHAMGAIINGLALHGGIVPFGATFFVFADYMRPAMRLAALMGCGSLFLFTHDGIGVGEDGPTHQAVEQLAGLRAMPGLLVFRPADANETAHSLALAIRLKKPAALAFTRQDLPVLDTEKLDIKAGVARGAYAVYGGQELPDVIVMATGSEVGIAVKACQELAAKGVKARAVSMPCLELFEEQDEAFRDALLPPRVRARIAVEAGSSLGWHKYTGDGGVVIALDRFGASAPWKVNFEKFGFSAANITATALKLLGK, from the coding sequence ATGCGCAATACTTTTACCGATTCAGACGCGCTGGGCGTAACCGCCGTCCGCATGCTGGCCGTTGACATGGTGCAGAAAGCCAACTCGGGCCACCCCGGCCTGCCACTGGGCGTGTCGCCCATGGCGTATACCCTGTGGAGAAAATTTTTAAGGCATAATCCGGCGAACCCGAACTGGCCCGACCGGGACAGATTCGTGCTGTCCGCCGGGCACGGCTCCGCCATGCTTTACGCGCTGCTGCACCTGTTCGGCTACGGGCTGACACTCGAAGACCTCCGGGAGTTCCGCCAGTGGGGCAGCCGCACCCCCGGCCACCCGGAATTCGGACACACGGCCGGGGTGGAAACGACCACCGGCCCGCTCGGACAGGGGTTTGCGATGGCTGTAGGCCTGGCACTGGGCGAACGCTTCATGGCGAAAGAATTTAACCGGCCCGGCCACGAAATAATCAGCCACCATACTTATGTGATCGCAGGCGACGGTGACCTGATGGAAGGCGTGTCCGCCGAAGCGGCGAGCCTCGCGGGGCACCTGGGCCTTGAAAAACTCGTCTGCCTCTACGACGACAACGGCATTACCATAGAAGGCTCCACACGGCTCGCTTTCACCGAGGACACGGCCGGAAAATTCAAGGCGATGAACTGGCGCGTCATCCGCGTGGCTGACGGAAACGATCTGACCGCCGTAGCCGGCGCGCTCGCAAAAGCGCGCCGGCCCTGCGGCAAGCCCACGCTTATACTGGTCAAAACCCATATCGGCTACGGCAGCCCCCATCACGACACCGCGAAAGTGCACGGCGAGCCGCTCGGCGACGGCATGGCGGAAACCCGCAAATTTTACAACTGGCCTCACGCGCCTTTTGAAATACCGGACGCTGTCCGCGCGCATTTCGGGCAGGTGAAAACCGAACTGGCTGGAACCGAAAAATCCTGGGCCAGAAAACTCAACGCCTACAGGACCGCGTTCCCGGACGATCATGACCGGCTGCTTAAACGGTTCGCGGGCGAACTGCCGGCTGATCTGGAAGCCGCGCTCCCGGTGTTCAGGCCGGCGGACGGCGCGGTGGCCACCCGCATAGCGCTCGGCAAAACGCTTAACGCGCTCGGCGAAAAACTGCCCGCGCTCTACGGCGGCTCGGCGGACCTCGCGCCGTCAAATAAAACCGACCTGAAAAACAGGCAGGACCATGTCATCCATTTCGGCATCCGCGAACACGCGATGGGCGCGATCATCAATGGGCTGGCTCTGCACGGCGGAATCGTGCCGTTCGGCGCGACGTTCTTCGTGTTCGCCGATTACATGCGCCCGGCCATGCGGCTGGCCGCGCTGATGGGCTGCGGATCGCTGTTTCTGTTCACGCACGACGGCATAGGAGTAGGCGAAGACGGCCCCACCCACCAGGCGGTGGAACAGCTCGCCGGCCTGCGCGCCATGCCGGGCCTGCTGGTGTTCCGCCCCGCGGACGCCAATGAAACCGCGCATTCGCTCGCGCTGGCCATCCGGCTGAAAAAACCGGCGGCGCTGGCGTTCACCCGGCAGGATCTGCCTGTTCTTGATACGGAGAAACTTGACATTAAAGCCGGCGTAGCCAGAGGCGCGTACGCAGTTTATGGCGGACAGGAACTGCCGGACGTGATTGTCATGGCGACCGGATCCGAAGTGGGCATAGCGGTCAAAGCCTGTCAGGAACTGGCCGCCAAAGGTGTAAAGGCGCGCGCGGTTTCGATGCCGTGTCTTGAACTGTTTGAAGAACAGGATGAAGCCTTCCGCGACGCCTTATTGCCGCCTCGGGTCAGAGCCAGAATAGCAGTGGAAGCGGGTTCGTCCCTGGGCTGGCACAAATACACCGGTGACGGCGGCGTGGTAATCGCGCTGGACCGGTTCGGCGCGTCCGCACCGTGGAAAGTGAACTTCGAGAAATTCGGCTTTTCAGCCGCCAATATCACCGCGACGGCCCTGAAACTGCTGGGCAAATAA
- a CDS encoding MarC family protein, translating into MSFLNPALTLFFIMDPLGNVPLFVAALEKVPPERRKRVIMRELWIALGMLLFFFLFGHMFLTLMSIKQGTLTIAGGMILFLIALKMIFPPAREDGFAENPGGEPFIVPLAVPLVVGPSSMSFVMIIANQNPQQFTSSLAAIAIAWAANVLILRQAFRINTLLGPKVMMAVTRLMGMLLCVMAVQMFLDGIQTFMAAK; encoded by the coding sequence ATGTCATTTCTAAATCCAGCGCTCACGCTGTTTTTTATTATGGACCCTTTGGGCAACGTGCCGCTTTTCGTGGCCGCTCTGGAAAAAGTGCCGCCCGAACGGCGCAAAAGAGTGATCATGCGCGAATTGTGGATCGCGCTGGGCATGCTGCTTTTTTTCTTTCTGTTCGGGCACATGTTTCTGACGCTCATGTCCATCAAGCAGGGCACGCTCACGATAGCCGGCGGCATGATTCTGTTTCTTATCGCGCTCAAAATGATTTTTCCGCCGGCGCGTGAAGACGGCTTCGCCGAAAATCCCGGCGGCGAACCGTTCATAGTGCCGCTGGCGGTGCCGCTGGTGGTGGGGCCGTCGTCCATGAGCTTTGTGATGATCATCGCCAACCAGAACCCGCAGCAGTTTACGTCCAGCCTTGCGGCCATCGCAATCGCGTGGGCCGCGAACGTGCTGATCCTGCGGCAGGCTTTCCGCATTAACACTTTGCTCGGCCCGAAAGTGATGATGGCGGTCACCCGCCTTATGGGCATGCTTTTGTGCGTGATGGCGGTACAGATGTTTCTTGACGGAATCCAGACTTTTATGGCGGCGAAATAA